The DNA region GAAACCGGGACAACAGATTATTATTCTATTGGGAAAACAGGACATGCTGAAACAGTTTATGTAGCCTACGACCCTAAAAAATTAACTCTGGAGGAGCTTATCGGTTATTATTACCAAATTATTGATCCCACCAGCTTAGATAGGCAGGGAAATGATATTGGTTCTCAATACCGTTCAGGCATATACTATGTGGATGAGGAAGATAAAGAAATCATTGAGTTGATAACTGAAAAAGAACAGGCCAAGTATGATGAAGAGATTGTAACAGAAATAGAACCTCTAACCAATTATGTTTTAGCTGAAGATTACCACCAGGATTACTTACAAAAAAATCCTGGTGGTTACTGCCATATAGACCTTAGCCAAATTCCAAAACAAAAGCCAAGCGTGAATCCAGGGGAATATCCCAAGCCTTCAGTAGAAGAAATAAAGAAAGAATTAACTGATTTGCAGTTCAGAATTACCCAGGAAGATGCTACAGAATTAGCTTTTCAAAATGAATATTGGGATAATAAAGAAGATGGCCTTTATGTTGATATTGTAACTGGAGAGCCCTTATTTTTATCTTCGGATAAATATGATTCGGGTACAGGCTGGCCATCCTTTACCAGGCCTATACAATGGGATGTTCTAACCCATAATTCAGATAACTCCGGGGGTATGGAAATAATAGAAGTAAGAAGCAGAAGCGGAGACAGTCATTTAGGGCACTTGTTTTATGATGGTCCCGCTGAAGAAGGGGGACTGCGCTACTGCATTAACAGTGGAGCTTTGGATTTTATATCATTAGATGAATTTGAAGAAAAAGGATATGGAAAGTTTAAAATTTTATTTGAATAAGCAATTTACGCCAATAAGCTGCCCTGTAAAAGAAAGGAAATTTTTATACTTAATTAATTAATGAAGTGTGAAACCTTATTCCCATCCATTCGCCATTATGGTCAAACTTTACCAGTAAGCCCGGGAGTTTTTTAAGTTATACCTTAACTTTTTACCTCTTAACTGTAAGTTTGAAAACAAAGAATCAGTAAGTTGCGGTTTTGCTCAGCAGTAGAACTTTCAAATAATTCGAATGCTCTAGGACATATATTTAATAAGGAAAAAAGTGTAATTGAGTAATTTTGATCTGCTTTGGTTAGACCCTCTAGTTTATCACTTGGCCTATACTATTTTTCTTTTAACTCTTCTACTTTCTTTCCCTATTCATCCCAAGTAACCCCCACTTCATAAAAATGGACATTATGTATTTTTTCCATGTATTTTTACTTCCACTGCGGCGAAAGTCTCAAATAGATAGAGGGCTGTTTTTTATTTTTTCACCCTTCGCTATATTGCTTATAGCTTTATCGGAACCTTGTATAGAAATTACCCTTTACTTTGAAATAAATCTTCTTTTAGTTTAATCTGTCATAGTACTATTTTTTTCAATAAAATTTCAGATATGTCTGAAGAAATAAAGGATAAAAAAAATAGGCATATTAAAGGCTTATTTCAGGAAAATGGGGACTGTTCTGGTTGCTTTTCAAAAGGCATAAGCAGCTCCTTCCGGCCCCAGGATAGCTGAATTAGAGATAAGGAAAGTCAAAGAAAACTTGACCGAAGGGGTTTTTCTATGACCATAGGCCGGATGCCAGAAGCAAACAGTAAAGGTATCTAGGAGCAATCGTTTTTGTCCTTACCACCCTGAAGTTTTAGGGCTGCAGAACAGGAGATATGAATTAATGAATGAAAAGACTAAGAGAAAGACCCTCATCACATTCTATTTTATTTTTGTGCTTTTCGGGGTATCTATCATAATAATAGATCCGCTGGTCCCGGTTATCGCAGAAAAAATAGATGTGGGTTTTGACAGCATGGGCAATGCCCTTTTCATAGGGTCTATAGCTGCCTTAATTGCTAATATAATATCAGGCAGACTATCGGACAGGGTAGACATAAAGAAACTGGTGCTTCTGGGGCTCTTCTTGCTTTTCTTGGGTTTTACTATGTTCGGTTTATATCTTAATTTCTTTATATTCATCATTGTAACCATATTCCTCCGGGTGGGCTTCGGTACCATCGACACCTCCATACATTCATTTTCCTCCAAGCTATTCAAGAACAATATAAGCAGAATTTTTCTCAAACTTGATATAGCCTGGTATTCAGGTGCGGTGATGGGTCCCCTGGTAGTAAGCGGAGTCCTGTACCTGGATCTACAGCCTGGATATTTGTTCCTTGGCTTTGCTTTTCTTTATGTAATATTTATGATCGTGTTTTACCGGATATGTCCCAAAAAAAGGATCGAAACTGAGATCCCTTCCGGCACCATTGCGGAAAGCAGTCCCCGGAAGCCGATCTTATCCATTCTGAAGGATCCCGGCGTAATTTTGGCCAGTATGATCCTGTTTATTTTTCTGGGAGCCTTAATGGGACTTTCCACCTGGATGACCACCTATTTTTTGGGCCTGGGTGTAAGGGTAGCATATGGTTCAGCGGTGCTGTCCCTTTATTGGCTGTTTTCCATTATTGGCATGATAATAACCACAAAACTGGTCTCAAAATACAAAGAGGTAAATGTTCTTTTTTACAGCTGTATGGCCGGTATGGTGTTTCTGACTGCATTCAGTTTCATACCTGTTATTTATGTAAAAATAATAGCTCTGGCCCTGCAGGGAATGTGCTTTGCGGCCATATTTCCCCTTACAACATCAATTGCCGCCCACAGGGATACCGGTAATTCCGGCACCATCCTTGGTTTTACCATCGCTCTTGCTTTCGCCGGTTCTATTATCTTTCAGCCTGTATATGGCTACATAACAGAGTACTTCGGGAAGGGTTATATAGCTTATATAGCCCTTGGAGGCAGTGCTCTTGGGTTTATTACTGTCTCACTGCTATTCAGGCTAATAAGGAAAGAAGAGAAAAGATAAGGGTAATTATTTTATAGAGGTTTGAACTCCCTCCCGCCAGATTTTTTTTAAAAATCTTTAATTGAATAACTTTCTATATAACTATTTTTAGTAATAAAAAAAATTCTAAATATAATTTGTTATAAGACTATGCAAATTATGCTAATATTTAGACAGTGATTATTTTTTTATAAGTTAGGGAAAAATCAGTTATGGAAAAGAGAATATTGGGGAAAACTAAAGAAAGGTTATCCATAATCGGTTTTGGTGGAATTGTGGTAACAGATGAGACTGCAAGTAATGCTTCAAGATATGTTTCAAAAGCTATTGACCGCGGTATTAATTATTTCGATGTTGCCCCAGAATATGGAAATGCTCAAGAAATGTTGGGGCCAGCTCTAAAGCCATATCGCAAAGATGTATTTCTTGCTTGTAAAACGCATGAAGTGACGGCAAAAGGAGCAGAAAGAGAGTTTAAGGATTCCCTGAAAAAATTAAAGACAGATTATTTTGACCTCTATCAAATGCACCAGGCAACAACCCTTGATGAAGTGAAGCAGATTATGGGTCCAGGTGGTGCTCTTGAGTATTTTATTAAAGCTAAGGATAAAGGATATGTAAAATATCTTGGATTTACCGCCCATTCAGAAGAAGCAGCTATTGCTCTAATGGGTATATATGATTTTACTAGCATTCTTTTTCCATTTAACTGGGCTTTATGGTTTAAAGATGGCTTTGGGCCAGCTGTTTTTAAAAAAGCAAAAGAAAAAGAAATTGGAATCCTGGCCTTAAAAGCCTTGGCAAAAGGTATGTGGCAATCAGACAACAGAGGCAAATGGGACAAATGCTGGTATGAACCTATGGACAGCTTTGAAGAAGCATCTTTAGCGCTTCGGTTTACTCTTTCTTTGCCAGTAACATCTGCTGTCTCGCCAAGTCATGCGGAACTTTTGTGGCTGGCATGTGATATTGCTGATAGTTATAAAGCTATTACTACAGAAGAAAAGGAAATCCTGAAGAATAAGTCCCTGGGCATTGATACAATAACACAAGAGCTGCTGGTTCCCTTCCAGCCTGA from Actinomycetes bacterium includes:
- a CDS encoding aldo/keto reductase — protein: MEKRILGKTKERLSIIGFGGIVVTDETASNASRYVSKAIDRGINYFDVAPEYGNAQEMLGPALKPYRKDVFLACKTHEVTAKGAEREFKDSLKKLKTDYFDLYQMHQATTLDEVKQIMGPGGALEYFIKAKDKGYVKYLGFTAHSEEAAIALMGIYDFTSILFPFNWALWFKDGFGPAVFKKAKEKEIGILALKALAKGMWQSDNRGKWDKCWYEPMDSFEEASLALRFTLSLPVTSAVSPSHAELLWLACDIADSYKAITTEEKEILKNKSLGIDTITQELLVPFQPDA
- the msrB gene encoding peptide-methionine (R)-S-oxide reductase MsrB, whose translation is MKVFIIIIILISLIWITGCTVPGSSLESDGATEQGIDKDVSITKEEKSIGESKMIIPDYKNSRYKEIYLAGGCFWGVQAYIDQIIGVEYTNAGYANGETGTTDYYSIGKTGHAETVYVAYDPKKLTLEELIGYYYQIIDPTSLDRQGNDIGSQYRSGIYYVDEEDKEIIELITEKEQAKYDEEIVTEIEPLTNYVLAEDYHQDYLQKNPGGYCHIDLSQIPKQKPSVNPGEYPKPSVEEIKKELTDLQFRITQEDATELAFQNEYWDNKEDGLYVDIVTGEPLFLSSDKYDSGTGWPSFTRPIQWDVLTHNSDNSGGMEIIEVRSRSGDSHLGHLFYDGPAEEGGLRYCINSGALDFISLDEFEEKGYGKFKILFE
- a CDS encoding MFS transporter, whose amino-acid sequence is MNEKTKRKTLITFYFIFVLFGVSIIIIDPLVPVIAEKIDVGFDSMGNALFIGSIAALIANIISGRLSDRVDIKKLVLLGLFLLFLGFTMFGLYLNFFIFIIVTIFLRVGFGTIDTSIHSFSSKLFKNNISRIFLKLDIAWYSGAVMGPLVVSGVLYLDLQPGYLFLGFAFLYVIFMIVFYRICPKKRIETEIPSGTIAESSPRKPILSILKDPGVILASMILFIFLGALMGLSTWMTTYFLGLGVRVAYGSAVLSLYWLFSIIGMIITTKLVSKYKEVNVLFYSCMAGMVFLTAFSFIPVIYVKIIALALQGMCFAAIFPLTTSIAAHRDTGNSGTILGFTIALAFAGSIIFQPVYGYITEYFGKGYIAYIALGGSALGFITVSLLFRLIRKEEKR